Below is a window of Sceloporus undulatus isolate JIND9_A2432 ecotype Alabama chromosome 9, SceUnd_v1.1, whole genome shotgun sequence DNA.
AACAGGTGGTTGATTTTGTGGCCTCACTGCCACCTGCCCTCAAGGCTTTGCCAAGCTCTTCGCTGGGGGTCTCCGGACAGTTCTGTGCAGAAGTGGCGGTGCCATGCAAGGTGCTTGCTCCTGCGTCTGACCAGTCTCCATTGCATGCCCTGGTGACCGATGGGTCTGTGGCCACTGAGCAGGGTGCCCTCATCATTGAGAACGTTTCCATCGAGCCATTCCTGGAGACTGATccctctgctgctgccgccactgtCCTCAACTCCCTGGAGGACTCCGCTACAGAAATGGTGGCCTACTTTGAGACCATCCCCACTGCTCCCATtacagcagcctcctcctccatcGTGACTCCCCCCGAAACTGTGCTGTCATCTGCCCTCAGTGTCCCAATTGTCTCCACCGTCCCTATTGTCTCCAACCAGGCCTCTCCAGAGGCCTCCCcaactgaggaggaggaagaagaggaggaggaggaggaagaagaggagaagctgGGAGAGTTGAGTTCAGTGGAGTCCTTGGAGGAACAGCTGGAGGAGCATCGCTACCACAAGAATGAGGAGGGGACGACAGCAGAGCTGGCAGACGTGGTGCTAGGCCTCCAGAAGAAGGTGAAGGTGCTCCAGCAGCGGCATCGCCGGCACTGTGCCAAGCTGGAAGCCATGGAGGGGGTGGTGGAGCAATTGAGGAAGGAAAACTTGGTATCAGAGGAGAAGCTGAAGCTCCTGGAGATGGTAAGTCAGTTGTGGGGGGGGCAGGATGCAACTGTCACAAGTATGAACGGAGAGGTGGCTGCGGGGACCTCGGCTTCTCTCACTGCCATGGCACCAAGGCTGCCACCACCCAGAGCCCCAAACCTCAGAGTGGCATGCCTGTGTAAGCTTGGTATGTGATACCACCTCTGCTGAGGTTTCTTGAGGTGTATCCCCTCATGGGGATAAAGAAGAGCAGTAACATATGCACAAAGCTTTAGCAGAAAATTTCAATGCGCTGCTCTTGGTCAAGGAAACGGTGCACCATGTGAACATGTTAAGTAATAAAGATGACATGTTCTTGCCCCAAGAAATGCACAGATTAAATTTCACTAATGGCAGAAAGGATAGTGTAAAGGGGAAATGCAATGATAAAAAGAGAATGAACCTGAGCCACAGCAGCTAAGGTTTTATTACTCTTAGGGAAGACACCTaagaattgaagccagaagaaCTGGGGTGAAGTTGGCTAGGATGAAATCAAGTGTAGGCCAGAAGCATTTGAGGGACCCACAGTGCCTCACCCCAGGCTAGAGAAATGCACACACTTTGCCCCCCTTCCACAGTTTCTTAAGAGGCATACAAGATCTCTAACACCCATTTTAT
It encodes the following:
- the THAP8 gene encoding THAP domain-containing protein 8, which codes for MTKYCRAPNCSNSAGQPRPGSQRLSFYKFPLHNPERLQQWLSQLNQEKWIPTKHQHLCSEHFAPSCFENRWGMRYLKPDAVPTIFQTSNGPLKRESSARPLSDVPAKKLILQCQEERSMPGPQAVSHQEPSTLETLAIAIDPGVGSAPIYVETQSSALSAPLVEAVNLVPLVQIVEPLKLTVASPVEALPDPVEQQVVDFVASLPPALKALPSSSLGVSGQFCAEVAVPCKVLAPASDQSPLHALVTDGSVATEQGALIIENVSIEPFLETDPSAAAATVLNSLEDSATEMVAYFETIPTAPITAASSSIVTPPETVLSSALSVPIVSTVPIVSNQASPEASPTEEEEEEEEEEEEEEKLGELSSVESLEEQLEEHRYHKNEEGTTAELADVVLGLQKKVKVLQQRHRRHCAKLEAMEGVVEQLRKENLVSEEKLKLLEMSSTIMPESGSTVAIICQDNDQALVYTVPQLPEEGNETIIHVEEQ